The Globicephala melas chromosome 20, mGloMel1.2, whole genome shotgun sequence genome contains a region encoding:
- the MAP2K3 gene encoding dual specificity mitogen-activated protein kinase kinase 3, with amino-acid sequence MESPAASQPAGVPASKGKSRRKKDLRISCVSKPPAPSPTPPRNLDSRAFITIGDRNFEVEADDLVTISELGRGAYGVVEKVRHAQSGTIMAVKRIRATVNSQEQKRLLMDLDVNMRTVDCFYTVTFYGALFREGDVWICMELMDTSLDKFYRKVLDKDLTIPEDILGEIAVSIVRALEHLHSKLSVIHRDVKPSNVLINKEGHVKMCDFGISGYLVDSVAKTMDAGCKPYMAPERINPELNQKGYNVKSDVWSLGITMIEMAILRFPYESWGTPFQQLKQVVEEPSPQLPADRFSPEFVDFTAQCLRKNPAERMSYLELMEHPFFTSHKTKKTDIAAFVKEILGEDS; translated from the exons TCCTGCGTGTCCAAGCCGCCGGCGCCCAGCCCCAC GCCCCCCCGGAACCTGGACTCCCGGGCCTTCATCACCATCGGGGACAGG AACTTTGAGGTGGAGGCGGATGACCTGGTGACCATCTCGGAGCTGGGCCGAGGCGCCTACGGGGTAGTGGAGAAGGTGCGGCACGCCCAGAGCGGCACCATCATGGCCGTGAAG CGCATCCGTGCCACCGTGAACTCGCAGGAGCAGAAGCGCCTGCTCATGGATTTGGACGTGAACATGCGCACGGTCGACTGCTTCTACACCGTCACATTCTACGGGGCCCTCTTCAGAGAG GGAGACGTGTGGATCTGCATGGAGCTCATGGACACATCCCTGGACAAGTTCTACCGGAAGGTGCTGGACAAGGACTTGACGATCCCAGAGGACATTCTCGGGGAAATCGCTGTATCT ATTGTGAGGGCCCTGGAGCACCTGCACAGCAAGCTGTCCGTGATCCACAGAG ACGTGAAGCCGTCCAACGTGCTCATCAACAAGGAGGGCCACGTGAAGATGTGCGACTTTGGGATCAGTGGCTACCTGGTGGATTCCGTGGCCAAGACGATGGATGCCGGCTGCAAGCCCTACATGGCC CCTGAGAGAATCAACCCGGAGCTGAACCAGAAAGGCTACAATGTCAAGTCCGACGTCTGGAGCCTCGGCATTACCATG ATCGAGATGGCCATCCTGCGGTTTCCTTATGAGTCCTGGGGGACCCCGTTCCAGCAGCTGAAGCAGGTGGTGGAGGAGCCATCCCCGCAGCTCCCAGCTGACCGCTTCTCCCCCGAGTTTGTGGACTTCACTGCACAGTG CCTGAGAAAGAACCCTGCGGAACGCATGAGCTACCTGGAGCTGATG GAGCACCCTTTCTTCACCTCGCACAAAACCAAGAAGACCGACATCGCTGCCTTTGTGAAGGAGATCCTGGGAGAGGACTCGTAG